From the genome of Deltaproteobacteria bacterium, one region includes:
- a CDS encoding acyltransferase family protein, which translates to MAVEKKGMFLRWVESRLTPEELERIRSIPTRQNEYGYDPFGFHRDDLKAVALLARFFYRDYFRAKAYNIENIPAGRCMLVANHSGQLPFDGLSIGASVIFDGKPPRLPRAMIEHYVPKLPYVSYLFSRWGQVVGTPDNCRRLLEDEEMILVFPEGSAGISKPFSSRYQLQRFGHGFMRLALATRTPIVPIALVGAEEQAPALNAKFIAKLIGAPAFPVVPWPPFFPILPLPTRHHIYFGQPRLFEGDPDDDDEQVEQLVRQVKLSIESMIMMGLKERKSIFF; encoded by the coding sequence ATGGCCGTCGAAAAGAAGGGCATGTTCCTCCGCTGGGTCGAGTCGCGACTCACCCCCGAGGAGCTCGAGCGCATCCGGTCCATCCCCACCCGGCAGAACGAGTACGGGTACGACCCCTTCGGCTTCCACCGCGACGACCTGAAGGCCGTGGCCCTCCTGGCCCGCTTTTTCTACCGGGACTACTTCCGCGCCAAGGCCTACAACATCGAGAACATCCCGGCCGGCCGCTGCATGCTCGTGGCCAACCACTCGGGGCAGCTCCCCTTCGACGGCCTGAGCATCGGCGCGTCGGTGATCTTCGACGGCAAGCCGCCGCGCCTCCCGCGCGCCATGATCGAGCACTACGTGCCGAAGCTGCCGTACGTGAGCTACCTCTTCTCGCGCTGGGGGCAGGTCGTCGGCACGCCGGACAACTGCCGGCGGCTGCTCGAGGACGAGGAGATGATCCTCGTCTTCCCGGAGGGCTCGGCGGGGATCTCGAAGCCCTTCAGCTCGCGCTACCAGCTCCAGCGCTTCGGCCACGGGTTCATGCGCCTGGCCCTGGCCACGCGGACCCCCATCGTCCCCATCGCGCTCGTCGGCGCCGAGGAGCAGGCCCCGGCGCTGAACGCCAAGTTCATCGCCAAGCTGATCGGCGCGCCGGCCTTCCCGGTCGTGCCGTGGCCCCCTTTCTTTCCGATCCTCCCGCTGCCGACGCGGCACCACATCTACTTCGGGCAGCCGCGCCTCTTCGAAGGGGACCCCGACGACGACGACGAGCAGGTGGAGCAGCTCGTGCGGCAGGTCAAGCTGAGC